Proteins encoded in a region of the Methanobrevibacter millerae genome:
- a CDS encoding ATP-binding protein, whose protein sequence is MIKREDYLNVFYNYLDTDFLKIIIGLRRCGKTTFLKSIIEELKGLGIADENIIYISLENVKYRHIKTSKELDEVVLDKVKDIEGKIYLLFDEIQLVDEWEESINSYRVSFDCDIYVTGSNSKLFSSELSTLVAGRYVHINIYPFSFKEILKYHNEINNIKMDKTKIYEYFMQYIEYGGMPSLLSLKDEDGKINALLDIYDSIIISDILSRHEIRRIDTFKRFVYYIMNSIGQTFSKKSIANFLKSESKRTSRETINNYTNFIVESLFCHRVLREDILGKKLLSTDEKYYLTDHGFHQALVDENNKWLPRIIENIVYIELLRRGYSVKVGWVKNKEVDFIAKNKNNKIYIQVAYLLASDETIEREFTPLLNIPDKYDAYVFSMDEFNMSRDGIKHMNIIDFLLGDEI, encoded by the coding sequence ATGATTAAAAGAGAAGATTATCTTAATGTTTTTTATAACTATTTGGACACGGATTTTCTTAAAATTATTATTGGGTTGCGTAGATGTGGAAAAACAACATTTTTAAAAAGTATTATCGAGGAACTTAAGGGTTTAGGTATTGCTGATGAGAATATAATTTACATATCATTAGAAAATGTGAAATATAGACATATTAAGACATCAAAAGAATTGGATGAAGTTGTTTTAGATAAGGTTAAAGATATTGAGGGTAAGATCTATTTATTGTTTGATGAAATTCAATTGGTTGATGAATGGGAAGAGTCAATTAATTCATATAGGGTTTCTTTTGATTGTGATATTTATGTTACTGGATCTAATTCAAAATTGTTCTCATCTGAACTTTCAACATTGGTCGCAGGAAGATATGTTCATATAAACATTTATCCTTTTTCATTTAAAGAAATTTTAAAGTATCATAATGAAATTAACAATATTAAAATGGATAAAACTAAGATATATGAATATTTCATGCAATACATAGAATATGGTGGAATGCCGTCATTGCTTTCTTTAAAAGATGAAGATGGTAAAATCAATGCACTTCTTGACATCTATGATTCTATCATTATTAGTGATATACTTTCAAGACATGAAATCAGAAGAATTGACACATTTAAAAGATTCGTTTATTATATTATGAATTCCATAGGGCAAACATTCTCTAAAAAAAGTATTGCAAATTTTTTAAAATCTGAAAGTAAAAGAACTTCAAGAGAAACTATCAATAATTATACAAACTTCATTGTTGAATCACTATTTTGCCATAGAGTGCTACGTGAAGACATACTTGGAAAAAAACTCTTATCTACAGATGAAAAATACTATTTAACGGATCATGGATTTCATCAGGCGTTGGTTGATGAAAATAATAAATGGTTACCTAGAATAATTGAAAACATTGTGTATATTGAACTTTTAAGACGTGGATATTCAGTTAAAGTGGGTTGGGTTAAAAATAAGGAAGTAGATTTCATAGCTAAAAATAAGAATAATAAAATTTATATTCAGGTTGCTTATCTTTTAGCTTCTGATGAAACAATAGAACGGGAATTTACACCATTATTAAACATTCCTGATAAATATGATGCATATGTATTTAGTATGGATGAATTTAACATGTCTAGAGATGGAATAAAACATATGAACATAATTGACTTTTTATTAGGTGATGAAATTTAA
- a CDS encoding DUF1848 domain-containing protein produces the protein MILNTGTRTDIPAFFHKWFLKRIDEGFVLSKNPYNNQIYKYNFNPKTVDCICFCSKNPKHLVKKLDNLSEYRQFWFVTITSYGKDIEVNVPNYKKVIKTFKILSENLGANAVAWRYDPIFITEKYDLDFHIDRFGDMASQLHEYTSDCTISFIDLYQKVLRNFPQGREVTTEERLVIGKNFAEIADEYGIQMKTCVEGTLLDQFGFDSSGCMTQQVLEKAIGNNLKVPKGKYKNRECNCLMGRDIGLYNTCMHGCKYCYANANMKLVKRNQKLHNPDSPLLIGEVKDGDVVKEVNEPSYIDTKQKLF, from the coding sequence ATGATACTTAATACAGGAACCAGAACGGACATTCCAGCTTTTTTTCATAAATGGTTTCTCAAAAGAATTGATGAAGGATTTGTTTTAAGCAAAAACCCATATAACAATCAAATTTATAAATACAATTTCAATCCCAAGACTGTGGATTGCATTTGCTTTTGTTCTAAAAATCCAAAGCATTTGGTTAAAAAATTGGACAATCTATCTGAATACAGGCAGTTTTGGTTTGTTACAATAACGTCCTATGGAAAGGACATTGAAGTAAACGTTCCAAATTATAAAAAAGTTATTAAAACATTTAAAATACTTTCAGAGAATTTGGGAGCCAATGCAGTGGCATGGAGATATGATCCGATTTTCATCACTGAAAAGTATGATTTGGATTTTCACATTGACCGGTTTGGGGATATGGCATCACAATTGCATGAATATACTTCAGACTGCACAATAAGTTTCATTGATTTATACCAGAAGGTCTTAAGGAATTTTCCGCAAGGCCGTGAAGTAACGACAGAAGAGAGATTAGTCATTGGAAAAAATTTTGCAGAGATTGCTGATGAATATGGTATACAAATGAAGACCTGTGTTGAAGGCACATTGCTTGACCAGTTCGGTTTTGATTCATCAGGTTGCATGACACAGCAGGTGCTTGAAAAAGCTATTGGAAATAATTTAAAAGTACCTAAAGGAAAATACAAAAATCGTGAATGCAACTGTTTAATGGGAAGGGATATTGGATTATATAACACATGTATGCATGGATGTAAATATTGTTATGCCAACGCCAACATGAAGCTGGTCAAAAGGAACCAAAAGTTGCACAATCCGGATTCGCCCTTGCTGATTGGTGAGGTTAAAGATGGTGATGTTGTAAAAGAGGTTAATGAACCCAGCTATATTGACACAAAACAGAAACTATTTTAA
- a CDS encoding thiolase domain-containing protein, which produces MRDVAIIGVSQTKFGELWDSSFRDLIAEAGVKAVNDADIGGDEIEAMFVGNMSSGLFVEQEHIAALISDHMGLNPIPTTRVEAACASGGLALRQGIMAVASGFHDVVISAGVEKMTDVVDATPAIATASDQEWEAQQGATFPSLYAMIAKRHMHEYGTTREQLAQFSVVNHKNAKNNPNAQFPFEISVDKVINSTMVADPLTLLDCSPVSDGAAAIVMVPAEDAKKYTDTPIYVKASAQASGTLTLHDRKDITTIQSTKVASKKAYKMAGVTVKDIDVTEVHDCFSINGLLAVEDLGFAEKGKGGIAIEEGQTEIDGDFPINSSGGLKARGHPLGATGIAQAAEIVWQLRGEAGKRQVDGAEIGMTHNIGGTGGTAAVHIFGRDL; this is translated from the coding sequence ATGAGAGACGTTGCTATTATTGGTGTTTCACAAACAAAATTCGGTGAATTATGGGATTCCTCTTTCAGAGATTTAATAGCTGAAGCTGGTGTAAAGGCTGTTAATGATGCAGATATTGGAGGAGATGAAATTGAAGCAATGTTTGTTGGAAACATGTCTTCAGGATTATTTGTAGAACAAGAGCATATTGCAGCTCTTATTTCTGATCATATGGGTTTAAACCCTATACCAACCACAAGAGTTGAAGCTGCTTGTGCATCAGGAGGATTGGCTTTAAGACAAGGAATCATGGCAGTTGCATCAGGTTTTCATGATGTAGTAATTTCTGCAGGTGTTGAAAAAATGACTGATGTTGTAGATGCTACTCCAGCTATTGCAACCGCATCAGACCAAGAATGGGAAGCACAGCAAGGCGCTACATTTCCTTCATTATATGCAATGATTGCAAAAAGACACATGCATGAATACGGTACAACCCGTGAACAGTTAGCTCAATTTTCAGTTGTAAACCATAAAAACGCTAAAAACAATCCAAATGCACAATTCCCATTTGAAATCAGCGTAGATAAGGTAATCAACTCAACAATGGTAGCTGACCCATTAACATTACTTGACTGTTCTCCTGTATCTGACGGAGCAGCAGCTATTGTTATGGTGCCTGCTGAAGATGCTAAAAAATACACTGACACTCCTATTTATGTGAAAGCTTCCGCTCAGGCTTCAGGAACATTAACATTACATGACAGAAAAGATATTACCACTATCCAGTCAACTAAAGTAGCTTCCAAAAAAGCTTATAAAATGGCAGGTGTCACTGTAAAAGATATTGATGTTACAGAAGTTCACGACTGTTTCTCAATCAACGGTCTTTTAGCAGTAGAAGACTTAGGATTTGCAGAAAAAGGTAAAGGTGGAATAGCTATTGAAGAAGGCCAAACTGAAATCGATGGTGATTTCCCAATCAACTCATCAGGTGGTTTAAAAGCCCGTGGACACCCTCTTGGAGCAACTGGTATTGCTCAGGCTGCTGAAATCGTATGGCAATTAAGAGGAGAAGCAGGCAAACGTCAAGTTGATGGTGCAGAAATCGGTATGACCCACAACATCGGTGGTACCGGAGGAACTGCAGCAGTACATATTTTTGGAAGAGATTTATAA
- a CDS encoding hydroxymethylglutaryl-CoA synthase, with the protein MVGIVGYGAYVPSYRIKVEEIAKVWGDDPVALSNGLVVNEKSVPSADEDTATIAVTAARYALARAQIDPQKIGAVYVGSESHPYAVKPTATIVAEAVCATPDLTAADLEFACKAGTAGIQMSMGLVESDMIEYGLAIGADTSQGAPGDALEYTASAGGAAYIIGKKNTLAEIEETYSFTTDTPDFYRREGEDYPSHGGRFTGEPAYFKHVLSAAKNLFEITDTQASDYDYACFHQPNGKFYLRAAKKLGFTPEQYSQGLLTPNIGNTYSGAVPLALSNILDVAEPGDKIFVVSYGSGAGSDGFTLEVTDEITEKRDLAPKTEDIISNKTYVDYAVYAKFKGKIKM; encoded by the coding sequence ATGGTAGGAATTGTAGGATATGGGGCATATGTGCCTTCATATAGAATAAAAGTAGAAGAAATAGCTAAAGTTTGGGGAGATGACCCTGTAGCTTTATCTAACGGTTTAGTAGTTAATGAAAAATCTGTTCCTTCTGCTGATGAAGATACTGCAACTATTGCAGTTACCGCTGCTAGATATGCTCTAGCAAGAGCTCAAATTGATCCACAAAAGATTGGTGCTGTCTATGTCGGTTCTGAATCACACCCATATGCAGTAAAACCAACTGCAACAATTGTTGCTGAAGCTGTATGTGCAACACCTGACTTGACTGCAGCAGATTTGGAATTTGCATGTAAAGCAGGAACTGCAGGTATTCAAATGTCAATGGGTCTTGTCGAAAGTGACATGATTGAATATGGATTAGCTATTGGTGCTGATACTTCTCAAGGAGCTCCTGGAGATGCTTTGGAATACACCGCATCTGCAGGTGGTGCTGCTTACATTATCGGTAAGAAAAATACCTTAGCAGAAATTGAAGAAACTTACAGTTTCACAACTGATACTCCTGACTTTTACAGAAGAGAAGGTGAAGACTACCCATCTCACGGTGGACGTTTCACCGGTGAGCCTGCATACTTCAAACATGTATTAAGTGCAGCTAAAAACTTATTTGAAATAACTGACACTCAAGCTTCTGATTATGATTATGCATGTTTCCACCAGCCTAACGGTAAATTTTACTTAAGAGCAGCTAAAAAATTAGGTTTCACTCCTGAACAATACTCTCAAGGATTATTAACCCCTAATATTGGAAACACTTATTCCGGTGCTGTACCTCTTGCATTATCAAATATCTTGGATGTTGCAGAACCTGGAGACAAAATATTTGTCGTCTCCTATGGTTCAGGTGCAGGTAGTGACGGATTCACATTGGAAGTAACTGATGAAATAACAGAAAAAAGAGATTTAGCTCCTAAAACAGAAGATATCATATCCAACAAAACTTATGTTGACTATGCTGTTTATGCTAAATTCAAAGGTAAAATTAAAATGTAG
- a CDS encoding class I SAM-dependent methyltransferase — MSDNDKVNTGHHIEDKELIKNARKPVGELGHQILERMNRSHETMAVWGVSHFDVAEDDLILDIGCGGGRNIERFAAEIKSGKVVGIDYSDVSVEKSIKLNREAIDEGKVEVIQGSVSEMPFDDGTFDIVTGFETIYFWPDFINDLKEVNRVLKKDGLVFFCNEAVYREGEMEKYDDLVELLDMKIYSEDVLKESLEKTGFKDFKAYVNNENDWICITARKE, encoded by the coding sequence ATGAGTGATAACGATAAGGTAAATACTGGCCATCATATTGAAGATAAGGAACTGATTAAAAATGCAAGAAAACCTGTAGGCGAATTGGGTCATCAGATTCTTGAGAGAATGAACCGATCTCATGAAACAATGGCTGTATGGGGTGTAAGCCATTTTGATGTTGCTGAAGACGATTTGATATTGGATATTGGCTGCGGAGGCGGAAGAAACATTGAAAGATTTGCAGCAGAAATTAAATCAGGAAAGGTTGTTGGAATCGATTATTCTGATGTGAGTGTTGAAAAGTCAATTAAACTCAATCGGGAAGCTATTGACGAAGGCAAGGTTGAAGTAATTCAGGGCTCTGTTTCTGAAATGCCATTTGATGATGGTACTTTTGATATTGTCACGGGCTTTGAAACAATATACTTCTGGCCGGATTTCATCAATGACCTAAAAGAGGTCAATAGGGTATTGAAAAAAGATGGTTTGGTATTTTTCTGTAATGAGGCGGTCTACAGGGAAGGCGAAATGGAAAAGTATGATGATCTTGTTGAACTTCTTGATATGAAAATATATTCTGAAGATGTCTTAAAGGAATCTCTTGAAAAAACTGGTTTTAAGGATTTCAAAGCTTATGTCAATAATGAAAACGATTGGATTTGCATTACTGCAAGAAAAGAATAG
- the tgtA gene encoding tRNA guanosine(15) transglycosylase TgtA, which yields MFEIKAKDMRGRVGVLKTKHGNVKTPALMPVIHPRKQAIDVKKYGADIVITNAYLIYKDEDLKQKAIEEGLHKLINFDGPVMTDSGSFQLSVYGDVDITNKEVIEYQELIGTDIGTSLDIPTAPFVEREKAEEDLKITLERAKEAVEFKKENNIEMLLNSVVQGSTFMDLRQKCASELSKLDADLYPIGAVVPLMESYHYKELVDVVMNSMMYLPENTARHLMGAGHPMIFALAVAMGCDLFDSAAYILYAEDDRLLSTRGTFKLENLQEMPCSCEVCSKYTPDDLRAMPKKQRRDLIAQHNLHVSFAELRLIRQAIYEGSLMELVEERCRAHPALLDAVRQLSNYSDDFEKYDPRSKKSAFFYTGAESLSRSEVLRHQQKMMEMPKKRDLVVLPPSRKPYSKFISGKLGEFYVYGNKGEFDGENTDFMVLDVPFGLIPLEVDELYPLSQSATPKIRDKDSLEFINQFFSEFIEDYNQVLVHSRLKDTLDIELSDKFEDEEIRYKKDDVRKLKAIADYQFGWGAGESLLKGNINVEKSKKTGKIRHIYDGKTLIVNMRASDSYLVLSKEGAKRLHGACEYPKNRVVVNKDSEPFALDGKSVFSKFVVECDENIRANDEVLIVNEDDKLLAFGKSLLSAVEIEDFQTGQAIKTRKGFKK from the coding sequence ATGTTTGAAATAAAAGCAAAAGATATGAGAGGAAGAGTTGGTGTTTTAAAGACTAAACACGGTAACGTTAAGACACCTGCATTGATGCCTGTTATACATCCCCGCAAACAGGCTATAGATGTAAAGAAGTACGGTGCAGACATTGTAATAACTAACGCTTATCTGATATACAAGGATGAGGACTTAAAGCAGAAAGCAATTGAAGAAGGTCTTCACAAGCTGATTAATTTTGACGGTCCGGTAATGACGGATTCAGGGTCATTTCAGCTTTCAGTCTATGGAGATGTCGATATCACCAACAAGGAAGTCATAGAGTATCAGGAACTGATAGGAACAGATATTGGAACAAGCCTTGACATTCCGACAGCACCATTTGTAGAGCGTGAAAAAGCTGAAGAGGATTTAAAAATTACTCTTGAACGTGCAAAGGAAGCTGTTGAGTTTAAGAAGGAAAACAATATTGAGATGCTTCTCAACTCTGTAGTTCAGGGCTCTACATTCATGGACCTTAGACAGAAATGTGCATCCGAACTCTCAAAGCTTGATGCGGATTTGTATCCTATAGGTGCAGTTGTCCCGTTAATGGAATCCTACCACTATAAGGAGCTAGTTGATGTTGTAATGAATTCCATGATGTATCTGCCGGAAAATACTGCACGCCATCTTATGGGAGCTGGACATCCTATGATTTTCGCTCTTGCAGTTGCAATGGGATGTGACCTGTTTGACTCAGCGGCCTATATATTGTATGCAGAGGATGACAGGCTTTTATCCACTCGAGGAACTTTCAAACTTGAAAACCTTCAGGAAATGCCTTGCTCATGTGAAGTATGCTCCAAATACACTCCTGATGATTTGAGGGCAATGCCTAAAAAGCAAAGGAGAGATTTGATTGCACAGCACAACTTGCACGTATCTTTTGCAGAATTAAGGCTGATTAGACAGGCCATTTATGAAGGAAGCTTAATGGAGCTTGTAGAGGAACGCTGCCGTGCACACCCTGCACTTTTGGATGCGGTTCGCCAGCTTTCAAACTACAGTGATGATTTTGAAAAATATGATCCGAGAAGCAAAAAGTCCGCATTCTTCTATACCGGAGCTGAATCACTTAGCCGTTCAGAAGTGTTAAGACATCAGCAAAAAATGATGGAAATGCCTAAAAAACGAGATTTGGTGGTGCTTCCTCCATCACGAAAGCCATACTCTAAGTTTATATCAGGCAAACTTGGTGAATTCTATGTATATGGAAACAAAGGTGAATTCGATGGGGAAAATACTGATTTTATGGTATTGGATGTACCGTTCGGACTGATACCTCTTGAAGTCGATGAGCTTTATCCTTTAAGCCAAAGTGCAACTCCAAAGATACGCGATAAGGATAGCTTGGAATTCATCAACCAGTTCTTCAGTGAATTCATTGAAGACTATAATCAGGTACTGGTTCATTCTAGGCTTAAGGACACTTTGGATATTGAACTGAGCGATAAATTTGAAGACGAGGAGATAAGATACAAAAAGGATGATGTCAGAAAGCTCAAGGCAATAGCAGACTATCAGTTTGGCTGGGGTGCAGGAGAATCATTGCTTAAAGGAAACATTAATGTTGAAAAAAGTAAAAAAACAGGTAAAATCAGACATATCTATGATGGAAAAACCCTGATTGTAAACATGAGAGCATCAGATTCATATCTGGTTTTATCCAAGGAAGGTGCAAAAAGACTTCACGGGGCATGTGAATATCCGAAAAATCGTGTTGTAGTAAACAAGGATTCAGAACCTTTTGCTCTTGACGGTAAAAGTGTATTTTCAAAATTTGTTGTTGAATGCGATGAAAACATAAGGGCAAATGATGAAGTGCTCATTGTTAATGAGGATGATAAGCTATTGGCATTCGGCAAGTCATTGTTGTCTGCTGTTGAAATTGAAGATTTCCAAACTGGCCAAGCCATAAAGACAAGAAAAGGATTTAAGAAGTAG
- a CDS encoding RNA-guided endonuclease TnpB family protein: protein MKIVNKYLEVRIYPSQMDKNDNGEKITSINEIESNIGIYRFIYNMELAFINYFRQLLKQNGYEDKLWITQSSCDVILKMLRQEYAFLEKAESSSRQQSQKDLVTAFKRYFKHDLKSHYPVLKKRKNTQKFTFRIMNNNNNIRIQKDKNGYYKIKLAKLGLVKFKTSKEYKKLLLKGSNPNDESVKIKHVVVKRVNDKYYAVFNIECIHVPVKIIGPKQQLGIDIGCSKLAVFSNSKEIPNLNLEKETEKIIQYQKMMSHHKKDSNRYKKAKKLYHKWMRKLVNKRNDYYDKITTCIVENACFIAVQNENIIAWKHNKFLSRKLQLNAPRNFMDKIEYKSQWNNIGFVKVSKNFPSTQTCSKCRKINSNVGGIGNLGIRDWICPKCGTHHNRDVNAAINILNNGLEIVGTTMQ, encoded by the coding sequence TTGAAAATTGTTAATAAGTATCTTGAAGTTCGTATTTATCCGTCTCAAATGGATAAGAATGATAATGGTGAAAAAATCACCAGTATTAATGAAATAGAATCCAATATAGGCATTTACCGTTTCATCTATAACATGGAATTGGCGTTTATAAATTATTTTAGACAATTGTTAAAACAGAATGGTTATGAGGATAAATTATGGATCACTCAAAGTTCATGTGATGTTATTTTAAAGATGTTAAGACAGGAATATGCATTTTTAGAAAAAGCAGAGTCAAGCAGCAGACAACAATCTCAAAAAGACTTGGTAACTGCTTTTAAACGATATTTTAAACATGATTTAAAATCCCATTATCCTGTTTTAAAAAAACGTAAAAACACTCAAAAATTCACATTCAGAATAATGAACAATAACAACAACATCCGAATACAGAAAGATAAAAACGGATACTACAAAATTAAATTAGCCAAACTAGGACTGGTCAAATTCAAAACCAGCAAAGAATACAAAAAACTACTACTAAAAGGAAGCAATCCCAACGATGAAAGTGTAAAAATAAAGCATGTGGTTGTTAAACGTGTAAATGACAAGTATTATGCTGTTTTCAACATCGAATGCATTCACGTTCCTGTTAAAATTATCGGACCAAAACAACAACTTGGAATTGATATTGGATGCAGCAAACTAGCTGTTTTTTCTAACAGCAAGGAGATACCCAATCTAAACCTAGAAAAAGAAACAGAAAAAATCATACAATATCAAAAAATGATGTCACACCACAAAAAAGACTCCAACAGATACAAAAAAGCAAAAAAACTCTACCACAAATGGATGCGCAAACTAGTCAACAAAAGAAACGATTATTACGATAAAATAACTACATGTATTGTTGAGAATGCTTGTTTCATTGCTGTTCAAAATGAAAACATCATAGCATGGAAACACAACAAATTCTTATCTAGAAAACTACAATTAAACGCACCACGCAACTTCATGGACAAAATAGAATACAAATCACAATGGAACAATATCGGATTTGTTAAAGTTTCTAAAAATTTCCCGTCCACACAAACATGCAGCAAATGCCGAAAAATAAACTCAAATGTTGGTGGAATAGGAAACTTGGGAATAAGAGACTGGATTTGCCCAAAATGCGGCACACATCATAACAGAGATGTTAATGCAGCAATTAATATCCTTAATAACGGATTAGAAATCGTAGGGACTACGATGCAGTAA
- a CDS encoding MnmC family methyltransferase, producing MNYENTARVINDDIFDFINQCFEEERSGRNNESRLNFFDTYNDYFVLTDDGSYSINSKEINHKIETLHTSTGAISEAFEKFIKPMKFDYEDDIAILDICAGLGYNSSAAIDDFLKNSKDSHLTIDMVEISAATLACGLLVPSPIRAHDITRKAIEKELIKTDYAALELEKTEIPENIDINVFIEDARQTVQKLDDDSYDAIFLDPFSQNMAPELFSLDFFKEFRRIIKDTGIVATYTSSAPVRAAFIEADFYIGLGPIFGRKQGGTLASPSQEMLDTSLPKNDEIRIALSDVGIPFRDPGLNNSSEYILEKRTEERHEKRHTEKISSAVKTPIFLAQEMDDEKLKRRVERNLAKMNIPSTTSPEAKYIVEIENDYQEKQSVENNSRDRILNMAEKLKKVKNGDYA from the coding sequence ATGAACTATGAAAATACCGCCCGAGTAATTAACGATGATATCTTTGATTTTATAAATCAATGTTTTGAAGAGGAAAGAAGTGGTCGAAATAATGAAAGTAGACTCAATTTTTTTGATACTTATAACGATTATTTTGTTTTAACGGATGATGGATCCTATTCTATTAACTCTAAAGAAATAAATCATAAAATTGAAACACTTCATACATCTACAGGTGCAATTAGTGAGGCGTTTGAGAAATTTATCAAGCCCATGAAGTTTGACTATGAAGATGACATTGCAATCCTGGACATTTGCGCAGGACTTGGATACAATTCTTCAGCTGCGATAGATGACTTTCTGAAAAATTCCAAAGATTCGCATTTGACCATTGATATGGTTGAAATATCTGCTGCAACCCTTGCATGCGGCCTTTTAGTGCCTTCCCCAATAAGAGCCCATGACATTACAAGAAAGGCAATAGAAAAAGAGCTTATCAAAACGGATTATGCTGCACTGGAATTGGAAAAGACAGAAATTCCAGAAAACATTGACATCAACGTATTCATTGAAGATGCTAGACAGACCGTTCAGAAATTGGATGATGACAGCTACGATGCAATATTTCTAGATCCTTTCAGCCAAAATATGGCACCGGAACTCTTTTCACTTGACTTCTTTAAAGAGTTTAGAAGAATAATCAAGGATACCGGAATTGTTGCAACATACACCTCATCAGCACCGGTAAGAGCAGCATTCATCGAAGCAGATTTCTATATAGGTCTTGGACCAATATTCGGACGCAAGCAGGGAGGAACTCTTGCAAGCCCGTCACAGGAAATGCTTGATACATCACTTCCGAAAAACGATGAAATCAGAATTGCCTTATCTGATGTGGGCATTCCGTTTAGAGATCCTGGCCTTAACAATTCAAGCGAATACATTTTAGAGAAAAGAACAGAAGAACGCCACGAAAAAAGGCACACAGAAAAAATATCCTCAGCAGTCAAAACGCCAATATTTTTAGCTCAGGAAATGGATGATGAAAAGCTAAAAAGACGTGTCGAGCGCAATCTGGCTAAAATGAACATACCCTCAACAACATCACCTGAAGCAAAATACATTGTTGAGATTGAAAACGATTATCAGGAAAAACAGTCTGTTGAAAACAATTCAAGAGATAGAATTTTAAATATGGCTGAAAAATTAAAAAAAGTAAAAAATGGTGATTATGCGTAA